The nucleotide sequence ACGGGTCTTTCGGTTCCGGGCGCAGCCATTCGTAGGAAAGTCCGACGTAGAGCGCGCCCATGCGGGTGCTGAACCAGATCGGAAAATCCTGTGCCGGGATCTGCCCGGCTGCCACGGCGCGGTCGAAGAGGGCCTCTTCGCAGGCCGTGATCTGCTCGATCTCGGGCATGTCCCAGGCGACAGTCTCGGCCCCGCCGGGCTGGCTGAGGTCAAACAGGACCAGCCGCGCGATCCCCGGTCGGGCGACGAGAAGATCGACCTGGCGCGCCTGGCTGCGGTCGAGCGCTGCCGCGGGCGAAATCGATTCGCCAAGCTCTTCGTAGGTTGCGCGGATCGCCTCGAGCGCGCGCCGTGTCGCTGCGGCAAGCATGTCGTTCATCGAGGGGAAATGGGCGTAGAGTGACGGCGGCTTGATCCCGAGATGCCTGGCCACCTGCGCGTGCCGCAGACGGTAGGGGCCGACCTCGGCGCAGAGCTGCTCGACAACATCAAGTATATGATCTTTTGAGTTTTTCCTGCCCGTCACCTTGTACCTCCAACCGCCCGCGCCGCGTGTCTTCATCTCAGGCAACCGCCCACATTCCTATCCTTCCGGAAGTTTACCTATTTTCGTTAGGAAGAAAAACCTAATCATGTTAGGCTAATTGCATTAGGACAAAACAGACCTGGCCCCGTTCTCGGGAACGATGCGGCAGGGGGGGAACATGGCAGACACGGAAATGAGACCCGAAGCCTCGCGGCTCGAAACGCTGACCGAAGACTACACGCGCGAGCCGGTCCCGGCGCATGTGAACACGCGCGGCCTCCAGATCGCGATCATCCAGTGCGCGATCGGCATCACGCTGCCGGTCCTGGCCTACAGCTCCTGGCTGGCGCAGGAGAACGGCCTCGGAAGTGCCAATTTCGGGTTCTGGGCGGGCAGCTGGATCGTCGCGCTGATCTCGGTCTTCTCAGGCATGGTCGGGGCGCAGTCGCGGCTCTCGACCTACATGATCCTGCAGTTCTCCTTCGGGCGGACCGGCGCCAAGCTGGTCAACCTCCTGATGGCGGTCATCCTGCTGGGCTGGTACGCGGTCACCTGCGAGGAGTTCGGACTGGCCATCTCGCAGGCGCTCGAGACCATGCTCGGGATCGACCTGAACGTGCAGCTCGCGACGCTGGCGGGCTCGGTGCTGATGGCGCTCACCACGATCTTCGGCTTCCAGATGATCGAGAAGTTCTCGCGCTTCTCGGTGCCGCTGCTCGCGGGCTTCATGGTCTATGTCGCGCTGCAGGCCACCGGCAGCGGCGATGTGGCGCTCGACTGGTCCCGGAGCGCAACCGCCGAGGCCGAGGTCTCGCTCATCTCGACGGTCATCGGGCTTTTCGTGATTGCCGCCGTGCTGATGCCCGACTTCACCCGCTTCTGCCCCAACAGCCGCGAGAGCATCATCGCCTCGGTGGTCGGGCTGGGCTTCACCTTCCCGATGGTGGCGCTGCTGGCGGCCATCCCGGCGGTGCGCACGGGCGAGTCCGACCTGATCATGATCATGGCGGGCATGGGGGTCGTCTTCGCCGCGCTCTTCGTTCTCGTCTTCGCCACGTGGTCGACCAACATCACCAACCTCTACTCGTCGACGCTGACGCTTTCGACCATCGCGACGAAGGTCCCGAGCTGGAAGCTGACCGTGCTCGGCGCGGTCGTCGCGACCGCTGCAGCGATGGGCGGCCTCGCGGGGGAGTTCACCACCTTCCTGCTGTTCATCGGGGTGACCACCACGCCGCTCGTCGGCATCTACGTCGTCGATTTCTTCCTGATCCGCGGACGCGACTATGACCTGCGCCGGCTCGAAGCCGCACCCGCCATCGGCTGGCCGGCCCTGGTATCCTGGGCCCTCGGCTCGACGCTCGGATATCTCACCGAGAACGGCTTGCTGAGCCTGACCGGCCTCTCCGCGATCGACGCGCTCATCCCGACCGCCCTGCTCTACTTCGTGCTGGCGAAACTGCTCGGGCGCAGGGCCTGAGACAACGGGCGCCGCGGCGGACCCCGCGGCGCCGAAGGGATATTCCGATGAACGCGACTGCAGCACTCTCGGGGCTTTCACCCCATGCCGTCTGGCATCACTTCGCGCGGCTGAGCGGGATCCCCCGCGGATCGGGCAAGGAGCAGGAGGCCGCCGCCTTCGTGCAGGGCGTCGGGCTGGCGCTGAACCTCGAGACGCGCACCGACGCACGCGGGAACGTCGTCATCCG is from Salipiger sp. H15 and encodes:
- a CDS encoding TetR/AcrR family transcriptional regulator, whose translation is MKTRGAGGWRYKVTGRKNSKDHILDVVEQLCAEVGPYRLRHAQVARHLGIKPPSLYAHFPSMNDMLAAATRRALEAIRATYEELGESISPAAALDRSQARQVDLLVARPGIARLVLFDLSQPGGAETVAWDMPEIEQITACEEALFDRAVAAGQIPAQDFPIWFSTRMGALYVGLSYEWLRPEPKDPSRIMMLKKSLQLTKCSRSFAPDMS
- a CDS encoding cytosine permease, translated to MADTEMRPEASRLETLTEDYTREPVPAHVNTRGLQIAIIQCAIGITLPVLAYSSWLAQENGLGSANFGFWAGSWIVALISVFSGMVGAQSRLSTYMILQFSFGRTGAKLVNLLMAVILLGWYAVTCEEFGLAISQALETMLGIDLNVQLATLAGSVLMALTTIFGFQMIEKFSRFSVPLLAGFMVYVALQATGSGDVALDWSRSATAEAEVSLISTVIGLFVIAAVLMPDFTRFCPNSRESIIASVVGLGFTFPMVALLAAIPAVRTGESDLIMIMAGMGVVFAALFVLVFATWSTNITNLYSSTLTLSTIATKVPSWKLTVLGAVVATAAAMGGLAGEFTTFLLFIGVTTTPLVGIYVVDFFLIRGRDYDLRRLEAAPAIGWPALVSWALGSTLGYLTENGLLSLTGLSAIDALIPTALLYFVLAKLLGRRA